A section of the Thauera chlorobenzoica genome encodes:
- the waaA gene encoding lipid IV(A) 3-deoxy-D-manno-octulosonic acid transferase, with product MLTRLPYTLLWIVALPVVLLRLLWRARRQPAYLKHLGERFGRYRVRAPAAVIWVHAVSVGETRAAEPLVRALLARWPEHSVVLTHMTPTGRDTAKVLFKGESRVLRTYLPYDLGCFAHAFLRHFRPVFGVVMETELWPNLLAACRRRDIPVLLANARLSERSARRYARLPALTALTMKALSAIGAQTAADAARLSQLGARRVAVTGNIKFDITPPEAALALAEALRARIGTRPVLLAASTREGEEALLLTAFARHAGTDTLLLLVPRHPQRFDEVAALAAAQGLKLQRRSAEAPIDADTRVLLGDSMGEMFAYYGCAQVALIGGSWLPFGGQNLIEACAVGTPVVLGPHTFNFMAVAEEAVRAGAALRAADADAGVRTAVELLADPARREHIAAAGRAFATTHQGATARTVALLESLRPRRRASAPPEPK from the coding sequence ATGCTCACCCGCCTGCCCTACACCCTGCTGTGGATCGTCGCCCTGCCCGTCGTGCTGCTGCGCCTGCTGTGGCGGGCGCGGCGCCAGCCGGCCTATCTGAAGCACCTCGGCGAGCGTTTTGGACGCTACCGGGTGCGGGCGCCGGCGGCGGTGATCTGGGTGCATGCGGTGTCGGTGGGCGAAACGCGGGCGGCCGAGCCGCTGGTGCGCGCGCTGCTCGCGCGCTGGCCCGAGCACAGCGTGGTGCTGACCCACATGACGCCGACCGGGCGCGATACCGCGAAGGTGCTGTTCAAGGGCGAGTCGCGCGTGCTGCGCACCTACCTGCCCTACGACCTGGGCTGCTTCGCGCATGCCTTCCTGCGTCATTTCCGCCCGGTCTTCGGGGTGGTGATGGAAACCGAGCTGTGGCCGAACCTGCTCGCCGCCTGCCGCCGCCGCGACATTCCGGTGCTGCTCGCCAATGCCCGCCTGTCCGAACGTTCGGCGCGCCGCTATGCGCGCCTGCCCGCGCTCACCGCGCTGACGATGAAGGCGCTCAGTGCGATCGGGGCGCAGACCGCGGCCGATGCCGCCCGCCTGAGCCAGCTCGGCGCACGCCGGGTCGCCGTGACCGGCAACATCAAGTTCGACATCACGCCGCCGGAGGCCGCGCTGGCGCTGGCCGAGGCCTTGCGCGCCCGCATCGGTACGCGCCCAGTGCTGTTGGCGGCGAGCACCCGCGAAGGCGAGGAGGCCCTGCTGCTGACGGCCTTCGCCCGCCACGCCGGCACCGACACCTTGCTCCTGCTGGTGCCGCGCCACCCGCAGCGCTTCGACGAGGTCGCCGCGCTCGCCGCCGCGCAGGGGCTGAAGCTGCAGCGGCGCAGCGCCGAAGCCCCGATCGACGCCGATACCCGGGTGCTGCTGGGCGATTCGATGGGGGAAATGTTCGCCTACTACGGCTGCGCGCAGGTCGCGCTGATCGGCGGCAGCTGGCTGCCCTTCGGCGGCCAGAACCTGATCGAGGCTTGTGCGGTCGGCACCCCCGTCGTCCTCGGCCCGCACACCTTCAACTTCATGGCGGTCGCCGAAGAGGCGGTGCGCGCCGGCGCCGCACTGCGCGCCGCCGATGCCGATGCCGGCGTGCGCACGGCCGTCGAGTTGCTCGCCGACCCCGCGCGGCGGGAGCACATCGCCGCCGCCGGGCGCGCCTTCGCCACCACCCACCAGG